A genome region from Paludibacterium sp. B53371 includes the following:
- the mobB gene encoding molybdopterin-guanine dinucleotide biosynthesis protein B, translating to MQKTLGVIGWSGSGKTTLIRQLLPALQRRGLRVSVIKHTHHSLQLDEPGKDSYQLRQAGAAEVMVLSAGGWAVFADVSAEPTLEAQLSHLSPVDLVLLEGQKQLALPKLEVYRPGVGKPPRYPADPRIIAVASDAALDAPIPVLDLNDIEAVADFVADWSRKN from the coding sequence ATGCAAAAAACCCTTGGCGTGATCGGCTGGTCAGGCAGTGGCAAAACCACGCTGATCAGGCAGCTGTTGCCGGCGCTGCAGCGGCGTGGCCTGCGCGTGTCGGTCATCAAGCATACCCATCATTCCCTGCAGCTCGATGAACCGGGCAAGGACAGCTATCAGCTGCGACAGGCCGGTGCTGCCGAGGTCATGGTGTTGTCTGCCGGCGGCTGGGCAGTGTTCGCCGATGTCTCTGCCGAGCCGACGCTCGAAGCCCAGCTGTCGCACCTGTCACCGGTTGACCTGGTGCTGCTGGAAGGGCAGAAGCAGCTGGCCTTGCCCAAGCTGGAAGTCTACCGGCCGGGCGTCGGCAAGCCGCCGCGTTATCCGGCAGACCCCCGCATCATTGCGGTGGCCAGCGATGCCGCTCTGGACGCGCCCATTCCCGTGCTGGATCTGAATGATATCGAGGCGGTGGCAGACTTTGTCGCCGACTGGAGCAGAAAGAACTGA
- a CDS encoding MoaD/ThiS family protein, with product MIVIRYFGVLKETLGLEQEQLDWTGGDCRQLLSQLRARGLDWQAALAPGKVFRLVVNQVIVREDGAIPDGAEVGILPPVTGG from the coding sequence ATGATCGTCATCCGCTATTTTGGCGTATTGAAAGAAACGCTGGGCCTGGAACAGGAACAGCTGGACTGGACGGGCGGCGACTGCCGGCAGTTGCTCAGCCAGCTGCGCGCGCGCGGCCTGGACTGGCAGGCGGCACTGGCGCCGGGCAAGGTGTTTCGTCTGGTGGTCAACCAGGTGATCGTGCGTGAGGACGGTGCCATTCCGGATGGTGCCGAGGTCGGTATCCTGCCGCCGGTCACCGGGGGCTGA
- a CDS encoding molybdenum cofactor biosynthesis protein MoaE, producing MQLSIRVGEAPFDLAAEEAALTALAGDAGAVVAFVGKVRGLDGPQPLSSMFLEHYPGVTESEITRIAETAAQRWPVLACRVVHRVGHLAPGENIVLVLMASSHRQAAFSAAEFLMDYLKTEAPFWKRECFADGSSHWVAAKVSDDDACQRWL from the coding sequence ATGCAGCTGTCGATTCGCGTGGGCGAGGCGCCCTTTGACCTGGCGGCCGAAGAAGCAGCACTGACGGCACTGGCAGGCGATGCCGGGGCTGTCGTGGCTTTTGTTGGCAAGGTGCGGGGCCTGGATGGACCGCAGCCGCTGAGCTCGATGTTCCTTGAGCATTATCCCGGGGTCACGGAAAGCGAAATCACCCGGATCGCCGAGACGGCGGCGCAGCGCTGGCCGGTGCTGGCCTGCCGGGTGGTGCACCGGGTTGGCCATCTGGCCCCGGGGGAAAACATCGTGCTGGTGCTGATGGCCTCCAGTCATCGCCAGGCGGCCTTCAGTGCCGCCGAATTCCTCATGGACTACCTCAAGACCGAAGCCCCGTTCTGGAAGCGCGAATGCTTTGCCGACGGCAGCAGTCACTGGGTGGCCGCCAAGGTCAGTGATGACGACGCCTGTCAGCGCTGGCTTTGA
- the mobA gene encoding molybdenum cofactor guanylyltransferase MobA — MTTPVSAGFDRPRLAGVVLAGGDGRRMGGCDKGWQMLGSRALVEHVYARLHPQVDAVWISANRSLERYRQFGAPVFGDDPQWTGMGPLAGLATVASRLPDTIRLIQLVPCDTPLLPLDLVRRLLPALDEPACLASYPQTERGPEPLMLLLRREALASLPDYLREGGRSLRGWLTQCAARTVYFAEQDAFANANDPASLQQLTQAIGQLNGAQSAGQGTTS, encoded by the coding sequence ATGACGACGCCTGTCAGCGCTGGCTTTGATCGCCCGCGGCTTGCCGGCGTGGTGCTGGCAGGCGGAGACGGCCGCCGCATGGGCGGATGCGACAAGGGCTGGCAGATGCTGGGCAGCCGGGCCTTGGTCGAGCACGTCTATGCCCGGCTGCATCCACAGGTCGATGCGGTCTGGATCAGTGCCAACCGCAGTCTTGAGCGCTATCGCCAGTTCGGCGCGCCGGTCTTCGGCGATGATCCGCAATGGACCGGCATGGGGCCACTGGCCGGCCTGGCCACGGTGGCAAGCCGTCTGCCCGACACGATCCGGCTGATTCAGCTGGTGCCCTGTGATACCCCCTTGCTGCCCCTGGATCTGGTCCGGCGCCTGCTGCCGGCGCTGGACGAACCCGCCTGCCTGGCCAGCTATCCACAAACCGAACGCGGACCGGAACCGCTCATGCTGCTGCTGCGGCGCGAGGCGCTTGCCAGTCTGCCCGATTATCTGCGCGAGGGCGGTCGCAGCCTGCGTGGCTGGTTGACGCAATGTGCGGCACGGACGGTGTACTTCGCCGAGCAGGATGCCTTCGCCAACGCCAATGACCCGGCCAGCCTGCAGCAGCTGACGCAGGCCATCGGCCAACTGAACGGCGCGCAATCCGCCGGACAAGGAACGACATCATGA
- the glp gene encoding gephyrin-like molybdotransferase Glp, whose translation MMDYYQALDALAQALTPIDGQESVPLTEARGRRLAEPLLARLDTPAFDNSAMDGYALADPQGTLTRFVLRGRTAAGDAPAAALQPGEAWRIFTGAPVPPGTTAVVAQENARLDGEQLHLSAPLPAGRHIRRRAEEFAAGATLLPAGTTLGAAAIALAASQGNARLSVSRPLRVAVFSSGNELCEPGATLTAGKIYDANRYQLLAWLRAMPVTVVDGGILPDDLAQTRLRLAAVAQEVDVILTSGGASVGEEDHLKAALMQIGRLDAWRLAIKPGKPFAWGRVGQAHVFMLPGNPVATFVTFHQLVAPALGYLSGQPALRAESSRARAQFASRGEEARREFLRARLSLNAEGEPQVSLLDGQGSAMLRACAEADCLVEVPPQTAVAQGDWLTVYPLRQG comes from the coding sequence ATGATGGATTACTACCAGGCACTGGATGCCCTGGCACAAGCGTTGACCCCGATTGACGGTCAGGAGTCGGTGCCGCTGACCGAGGCCCGGGGCCGCCGGCTGGCCGAGCCCCTGCTGGCCCGGCTGGATACGCCGGCGTTTGACAATAGCGCCATGGATGGTTACGCCCTGGCCGACCCGCAAGGCACCTTGACCCGTTTTGTGCTGCGCGGGCGCACGGCAGCAGGCGATGCACCTGCCGCGGCCCTGCAGCCTGGCGAAGCCTGGCGCATCTTTACCGGGGCGCCGGTCCCCCCGGGGACCACCGCCGTGGTGGCGCAGGAGAATGCCCGTCTCGACGGGGAGCAACTGCATCTGTCTGCGCCGCTGCCAGCAGGGCGACACATTCGGCGTCGGGCCGAAGAATTTGCCGCCGGGGCCACACTGCTGCCGGCAGGAACCACGCTGGGTGCCGCCGCCATCGCGCTGGCAGCCAGTCAGGGCAATGCCCGGCTCTCGGTCAGTCGTCCGCTGCGCGTGGCGGTGTTTTCCAGTGGCAACGAGCTCTGCGAGCCCGGCGCGACGCTGACGGCCGGCAAGATTTATGACGCCAACCGCTACCAGTTGCTGGCCTGGCTGCGCGCCATGCCGGTGACGGTGGTCGATGGTGGCATCCTGCCCGACGATCTGGCGCAAACCCGGCTGCGGCTGGCGGCCGTGGCGCAGGAGGTGGATGTCATCCTGACCAGTGGTGGCGCTTCTGTCGGCGAAGAGGATCATCTCAAGGCGGCCCTGATGCAGATCGGGCGTCTGGATGCCTGGCGTCTGGCCATCAAGCCCGGCAAGCCCTTTGCCTGGGGACGGGTGGGTCAGGCCCATGTCTTTATGCTGCCGGGCAACCCGGTGGCGACCTTTGTCACCTTTCATCAACTGGTGGCGCCGGCCCTGGGTTATCTGTCCGGCCAGCCGGCCCTGCGCGCCGAATCCTCGCGGGCACGGGCACAGTTTGCCAGTCGGGGTGAGGAAGCGCGGCGCGAATTCCTGCGCGCCCGCCTGAGTCTGAATGCCGAGGGTGAGCCGCAAGTCAGCCTGCTGGATGGTCAGGGATCCGCCATGTTGCGGGCGTGCGCCGAGGCCGATTGTCTGGTGGAGGTGCCGCCGCAGACAGCGGTGGCGCAGGGCGACTGGCTGACTGTCTATCCGCTGCGCCAGGGGTGA
- a CDS encoding DUF2325 domain-containing protein, translating to MMKALIVGGDTVETVRRQLAARGYDQVEHWQGRKTGDCRRSFPRQVDLIVIMLGYVNHNLCKRVRQEAQRQDWPLEFCGRKAGAQWQKAEPWTNA from the coding sequence ATGATGAAAGCACTGATTGTCGGCGGCGATACCGTGGAAACCGTGAGGCGCCAGTTGGCCGCCCGCGGCTATGATCAGGTAGAACACTGGCAGGGGCGCAAGACCGGGGACTGCCGCCGCAGTTTCCCCCGTCAGGTCGACCTGATCGTCATCATGCTGGGTTATGTGAATCACAATCTGTGCAAGCGCGTACGACAGGAGGCCCAGCGGCAGGACTGGCCGCTGGAGTTCTGCGGCCGCAAGGCCGGGGCACAGTGGCAGAAAGCCGAGCCATGGACGAACGCCTGA
- a CDS encoding sulfate ABC transporter substrate-binding protein has protein sequence MPRKSPVLAGVLLAFSLVTAQAATTLLNVSYDPTRELYQSYDKAFADYWKKTTGQDVTVRQSHGGSAKQARTILDGIGADVATLALGYDIDTLADNGLLAKNWQARLPNNSSPYTSTIVFLVRKGNPKNIRDWNDLIRPGVQVITPNPKTSGGARWNYLAAWGYALHHNKGNETAARNFVKALYKNVPILDTGARGATITFVERGQGDVLLAWENEALLSIKELGPDKVQIVTPSESILAEPPVAVVDKNVDAHGTRKVAEAYLNYLYSPQGQTLVAAHYYRPLDKAIAARYANQFPKLKLFTFKSTFGDWRSTQAKHFNDGGIFDQIQAQ, from the coding sequence ATGCCCCGCAAATCCCCTGTTCTGGCCGGCGTATTGCTGGCCTTCAGCCTGGTGACGGCACAGGCCGCCACCACCCTGCTGAATGTTTCCTACGACCCGACCCGCGAGCTTTATCAAAGCTACGACAAGGCCTTTGCCGACTACTGGAAAAAGACCACCGGCCAGGATGTCACCGTCCGGCAATCGCACGGCGGCTCGGCCAAGCAGGCCCGCACCATTCTGGATGGCATCGGCGCGGACGTGGCGACCCTGGCCCTCGGTTACGACATCGACACGCTGGCTGACAACGGCCTGCTGGCCAAAAACTGGCAGGCCCGTCTGCCGAACAACAGCTCGCCCTACACCTCGACCATCGTCTTCCTGGTACGCAAGGGCAACCCGAAAAACATCCGCGACTGGAATGACCTGATCCGTCCTGGCGTTCAGGTCATCACGCCAAATCCGAAGACCTCCGGCGGCGCACGCTGGAACTACCTGGCCGCCTGGGGCTATGCCCTGCATCACAACAAGGGCAACGAGACTGCCGCGCGCAACTTCGTCAAGGCGCTGTACAAGAACGTACCGATCCTCGATACCGGCGCCCGTGGTGCCACCATTACCTTCGTCGAGCGCGGTCAGGGCGATGTACTGCTGGCCTGGGAAAACGAAGCACTGCTGTCCATCAAGGAACTCGGTCCGGACAAGGTTCAGATCGTGACCCCGTCGGAAAGTATCCTGGCGGAGCCACCGGTAGCGGTGGTAGACAAGAACGTTGACGCCCACGGTACCCGCAAAGTGGCGGAAGCCTATCTGAATTATCTGTACTCGCCGCAAGGCCAGACCCTGGTAGCCGCGCACTACTACCGTCCGCTGGACAAAGCCATCGCCGCGCGTTACGCCAACCAGTTCCCCAAACTGAAGCTGTTCACCTTCAAGAGCACCTTCGGTGACTGGCGCAGCACTCAGGCCAAACACTTCAACGACGGCGGCATCTTCGACCAGATCCAGGCGCAGTAA
- a CDS encoding GGDEF domain-containing protein, translating into MLDTPAEERFDRLTRVAAHALSMPMALITFVASDRQWFKSRVGLTQAQTPRDWSFCAHAILLDEPLVVPDTRLDERFYDNPMVRDAPAIRFYAGVPLRLAYGVKIGTLCVMDTRPRTLSEGELAILLDLARVVEETVQQDRMTLARPSEFGLLASAQRASLLDAVTGCWNRAGFEALLQAEVEHARQHDLPFAMLLLSVEPTGIQDELVMAEVASRLRRVVQGVGTVARFAPECFVLLVSPCDRPMLGRVQRRVRTAVQDRHLAIAGREHLNVSTGAAVVSRPGFDVALALVDADRRLRQARQRAASSRASEDPAREG; encoded by the coding sequence TTGCTCGATACCCCTGCCGAAGAGCGTTTCGACCGGCTGACGCGGGTGGCTGCCCACGCCCTGTCGATGCCGATGGCGCTGATCACCTTCGTGGCCAGTGACCGACAGTGGTTCAAGTCGCGTGTGGGGTTGACGCAGGCCCAAACCCCGCGTGACTGGTCATTCTGTGCCCATGCCATTCTGCTGGACGAGCCGCTGGTGGTGCCTGATACCCGGCTGGATGAGCGCTTCTATGACAATCCCATGGTGCGTGATGCGCCGGCCATTCGTTTCTATGCCGGTGTGCCCTTGAGGCTGGCCTATGGTGTCAAGATCGGCACGCTGTGCGTGATGGACACCCGCCCGCGAACCCTGAGCGAAGGGGAGCTGGCCATCCTGCTGGACCTGGCACGCGTGGTGGAAGAAACCGTACAGCAGGACCGCATGACGCTGGCGCGGCCGAGTGAATTCGGTTTGCTGGCCAGCGCGCAGCGCGCGTCGCTACTCGATGCGGTCACGGGCTGCTGGAACCGGGCCGGCTTCGAGGCGCTGCTGCAAGCCGAAGTCGAGCATGCGCGCCAGCACGATCTGCCTTTTGCCATGCTGTTGCTCTCCGTCGAGCCAACCGGCATTCAGGATGAGCTGGTGATGGCGGAGGTCGCCAGCCGTTTGCGGCGGGTCGTACAGGGGGTGGGGACGGTGGCGCGTTTTGCGCCGGAGTGTTTCGTCCTGCTGGTGTCGCCTTGTGATCGTCCCATGCTGGGAAGGGTGCAGCGCCGGGTGCGCACGGCGGTGCAGGATCGGCACTTGGCCATCGCCGGGCGTGAACATCTCAACGTCAGCACCGGCGCGGCGGTCGTCTCGCGGCCGGGCTTCGATGTGGCGCTGGCCCTGGTCGATGCCGACCGGCGTCTGCGTCAGGCACGACAGCGTGCCGCCAGCAGCCGGGCGAGCGAGGACCCGGCTCGGGAGGGGTGA